From the genome of Symphalangus syndactylus isolate Jambi chromosome 13, NHGRI_mSymSyn1-v2.1_pri, whole genome shotgun sequence:
AAATTTTATGCTGTAATGTTAAGTATCTTGCTCCTTCAGTTTGGTCCCTGGAACAGCAGCATCAGAATCTGCTGAGGGCTTGTTAAAAAGGCAGAATCTCAGGTCCCATCCCAGACTCACTGAATCAGAATATAAATACTGACAAGATGCCCCGGGATTCATATGCACAGTACAGCTGGCAAAGTTCCATTGTAGCCTGTGATTGTTTTCTGCAACTTAGTATTTCTGAGTTTTCCCAAGGAAGAAAACCCAGGCCTTAGCTGCTGGCAGACTTGTGTTTCTCCTTTACTTACTAGCTGCATGACTCATGAGCAAGGAAATCAAACtttatgtgcctcagtttcctcatctataaaatggagactaTAATAATCATCTCCTAGGCTTGTTTTGaggatgttcaataaatgctccTTTCATTCCTCTATTTACAGACCTGCCGCAGACAATTCTGCTAGCAGCCTTTGTGCTATTATCTGTTTTCTAAACTTAGTAATTGAGTGTTATCTGGAGACTAAACTCTGAAATAAATAAGCtgattatttatctattttctcaaaacaacagaatacGATTTAGCAAATTACCtcttaagatattattttacatttctatattcTCCTACCCTGAGTTGATGTGTGAGCAATATGTCACTTTCATAAAGCCAGGTACACATTATGGACAGGTAAGtaaaaaacatattatttattctACGTTTTTGTCcaagaattttaaatttcaactgcTGCGCGTGTGTTGGTAACGTAAAACAAACTCAGTACagtagtattcagtacagtatttAAGCCCCTATACTTAAACATATTCCTTGTACAAATGAAGTTACATGAAAAGCAAATTTGTGTGAGATATTGTAGATGAAAGTAAATTAGTCTTTATGTTCCCCACAAATTGAAACGCATTTCAAaaactctgtgtatgtgtgtgtgtgacagagtgtgtgtgagagagagacagacagagagatacGCTTTGGTTGCCTCCATAAGCTGGCTGCTGTGATTAATAAGACcaagttttctaaagaaaatgagaTCATAACAAAAGCCCTCTTTATGCCTATCTTTTATCAGGGGCAAAAAGGGAAGAGACAAAACAGCATGAAATGATGAGACCAAGTGATGAAAATTCATTCACAATGATTACTTTCAAGAGTAATTTCTCTTGGGTAATTCAGCAGCCTGTTACTATGGCTCTCTGGAGTGATAGCTAATGTAAATGAAGCCACTAAAAGTGGATTATCCTGACAAGAATATACTCAGCCAATAATGCAACAGAAATCCATTCAAAGCATTCgggaaaaattcaaaagaataaatattcttttttttttttttttaaagttaatgacCTACAATCCATTTCTTCCCTGACTAACAAGCAGCAAGCACTTAAAAATATCCAGCCAGGATGAAATAGAAACCCACCTGacttgttaatatttttgtttggtcCCAGGGACTCAGATTCTAAGCCAAATTCTTTGAGCGATCTTGGCAAATGTCTCGAATTATTTTTGCCAACTTTTCTTtatcttggaaaaaaaagtttcatgaaTGGGTGTCAAGGGATCCAAAATTGATTAGTTTTAAAAACCTTTCTTGCAGATACGTATGGCACCGtaaaaatgtattagaaaaaaagtaaGTACTCTGTAGTGTGAAAAATTCTTAAAGGACACCCTCTTTTACAAACTCACAAAAACAGCCTTTGGAATACCCACATGAAGTAgctgttgtttttgctttctatATACCTACatcttggctattataaaaagaCTGGTttttggccaagtgtggtggctcacgcctgtaatcccggcactttgggaggccaaggcgggcagatcacctgagatcaggagttcaagaccagccgggtcaacatggtgaaacccagtctttactaaaaatacaaaaattagccaggtgtggtgacgggcacctgtagtcccagctactcgggtagctgaggcaggagaatcacttgaactcaggagtcagaggttgcagtgagctgagatcatgccactgcactccagcctgggtgacagagcaagactccatctcaaaataaaaatttaaaaaaaatggtttttcaaCAGCTATTCCCACCCCTCTGCATGGAAATATTCACCCAGTCAATTGCTTTCCTAGTTTGGGTAATGGCCCTCTGGGAAGGACTGGAGTGGGGCACACAGGAGCAGCTGCAAACTATGTTTAGAAGCATGTCTGGGAAATGTCATGCAAGAAAAGACATATTTAAAGGTAGGCTTTGCATGAACGGAAAAGGAGGGTGATTCTATGTAGAGCAGAGCCTCTTACTTGGAGTGAGAGAAGCAGAAGTGGGAAAGCAAGAGGAATTATGCTTTTCATCAGCCAAATTTGCAGGTAGGAGGACTGACTAAGAAAAGGGAAGTCATCTTGGCTGAGGCTCATGAAACCAGGTGTAAAGAAAGTGGACTAGATGAATTTCATCCATTACAGGAAGAAGAGCCGTGAGAGATAATCCAGAAATCATTGGGATTTGATGGTAGAAGGTATTTTGGGACTATTCCATTTGAAATGAGAAGGTACCTGACATTCTTTGAATTCCTTTCAAGCAAAGGATTAAACTTACCCATGAGTTGACTCAGAAAAGCATAAAAAGTATTGTTGCTCTACTCAAAGTTTTATCTAACTCATTCTCACTTCTTATTCCATGATGAAATGACATAAAtgaggtttgttgttgttgttgttgttgttgttgtttttctggaCACAAGGCAAGGCAGCTACCTGGGCAGAGCTGTTTTATTTCTCTATGCCGTGGGGAGAAATTGGTTAATTGGCCATGGAAGGCAGCCATTAAGATGTTCCCATGTGAGTGAACTTTCCAGGGTTCCCAGCTTCTGCATCCTTCCCCATCCCTCATTTCCATTGTTGGTGATGACAATGTCTCTCCCATCAGCCTCATTaagttctctttcttttattaaaatttgctttcaggaaaaattttgaaaatgtgtcCAATAATGCCTGATTGGCCCCTTATCCTAAAGGCTTAAACTGGAGGAAGGAAGCTAAACTGAGAAATTTTGCAAATCATTGAGCCAAAAACATATTAATAGCAAGGATCTATCATTTATTGACTAGTATGTGGCAGGAAGTGCCCTTTTATTTAGGCAGGGAGAGTTGATGGGGGGAGTGGGGTTCATGCATCTTAAAGAGGTTCTATCTCCTCCTATATAAATCATGTAAGTCAAGAAATAAGGAATTGTCTTTGTTTGGTTATATTCAGGGGATTAAAGTATACAGCAGAAGATCCCAAGAGATCTTGGGATCAGTTTAGAGTAAGAAATGCCAataccgccgggcgcggtggctcacgcctgtaatcccagcactttgggaggccaaggcgggcggatcacaaggtcaggagattgagaccatcctggctaacgtggtgaaaccctgtctctactaaaaatacaaaaaaattagccgggggtggtggcgggtgcctgtagtcccatctactcaggaggcggaggcaggagaatggcatgaacccggggggcggagcttgcagtgggccgagatcgccccaatgcactccagcctgggcaacagaacgagactccatctcaaaacaaagaaatgccAATACCAGGAGAaatagagccaaatcatgaacatAAGCTAAACAAATGTTGGCAGTGTAGCCTAGTGGTTAAGAGCGCAGACTCTTAACTAGAACACTGCACTCCATGTCCTCACTCCAGACCCTCACTGTGGGGGTCTAATTTAACCCCTGTTACTTACCAGTGGCAGTCTTAAGGCATTCCTTAAGTTCGTTGTGCCCCAATTTGTTCATCTGTAGAAGGGGTAGGATGACAGTAGTGTCTACTTTATAGGCTtactgtgagcattaaatgagttagtacTGTATCTGTAAAGTGCTTAAAATGCTGCTCCAAAAGAGTTTGTTGAACACTTAAGAACTAATTTACTTGCATCTAAACTGACAGCTCTCAATAACTGGAAATGATCAAGCATAAGCCCTGGAATATAGGCAGGTCTCCACGAAGGCaaaaatgttcatttcttttgttcAGCCCTGTGCCTAGATCAATACCTAGTGATCATGCTCAAGAAATATTGTTGATGAATCAATGAACCTACCGAGGTAGTTACATAAAAGAGTTCTGCATGAGTACAAATCTGGGCAAAGTGACCTCCAAGGAAATTTCCACTCTGTGATTTCCTTAAGGAACTGATAAATTGGTGTGATACAATATAAAAAATGTGCCTATATGATTTGAGAGAAACTTAtttgctctctcttttttccttccttctttcctccctcccttccttcctccctcccttccttccttctctttcttctttctttttctttctttcttctcttctctttcctttctttctttcctttctttctgcctttctttctttctttcttcttttctttcttttctgcctttctttctttctctttcgttttctttctttccttcttttttcctttaagcagaacatgtctgttagatgaatgcctTTTTCTAGTTAAAAGGTTAAACAGGAAAGTGAAGCACAATTATCAAGGGTCTCCAGTCATCTCCACATATTCCTAATCATTATCTTCTTTTACAGTTTCATATCTCCAGGCCTTTCATTGGGTCAGGTTGGCATTTGGCTGCCCTTTATGTGTGTGACAAgtgaaaataaggaaagaaaaaaactcaagtgAAGAAAATCAGAATCTGTGCAGCAGTTCCGGGGCGTTTCAGCTACTTCCCACATCACCTGCCTCATCAAGCCCCAGCATCCATCTCCTTGCTCATCTTACATCCCGTGTGCATGACAGGCCTACCATTCGTTTATCAGAGCAAAGGCTCTCGCACTATTCTGGTTCACCCCCCATTTAGCCAGATATACAAGAATATCTACACAGATGACCTGCCTCACCTGGGAGCTCAGAGGAGCTCAGATTCCGTTACTATTGCACCAAGGACAGATCTCCCAGCAAGAATGACAGAAAAGACTAACTGCCCCCAAAATCTCCTTTCCAAAACACAATTCTCCTAATTCTCCCAAGAAACCAGAATGTGACTTCTCACCTCCCTAAGGACCTGAAAACAATTGGCCATTTCAGCTATTtaaatcaactttaaaaaatcCAACCCCCAAAATATTAAACCATTTTGGTTGGAATGATAACATAACTAACTTGCTGACAGCTACTTCTGCTAtttgcaaaaatggaaaaaaaaaatacttctaatCAGGTCAAATCACTCTACCTTTGGGATTCTAAATTTACTCATATtctcaaagaaatatattcagtCATAGTGGGGAAAATAGGATTATTCCTTTAGCTCAATAAGCAACCAGAAGTTCTTTCTTCAAATCTTGACATTTAATCAATCAGAAATTGATTTTTGGAAAACTGTTTCCTATGAAGCTATCTCTGCCCACAGGATTTTTCTTTTACAGTCCAAACTGTAGAAGGAAATTCACAACCTGGACTTTCACCCCCATTGGTCAGAGTTTTACTGACCAATCCCACCTCTGCCTTACACCTAACAGAAGTTTatgcctctgttttctcttcaCATGCCCCAACAGTTACAAATGGTTGTTATTATTAAGCATCTTTTATTTGCCTCTGATTATATGATCCCCTAAATTTTGACCTAATCACAAAAGATTGGtaaaattttttaacatatttgtggggaaaagaaagagagatcagcctgttactgtgtctatatagaaggaagtagacataagatactccatttagttctgtatttgagatgctgttaatctgtgaccctacccccaaccttgtccttgcaagagacatgtgctgtgatgacttaaggttaaaaggattttgggtggtgcagaatgtgctttgttaaacaagtgcctaaaggctgcttatggttaaaggtcatcaccattctctttaatctagagaaaaagaaaaacatgtgtcttctgcccgtccctgggcgatggaacatctcaaagcacagcaccggtgatggtaaagataattgtgaataaatactaagggaactgagaggccggtgccggtgtgggtcctctgtaagcacagcaccggtcccctgggccccgcttttccttctctacactttgtctctgtgtcttattccttttctcaagtctttcgtcccacctaacgagaagcacccacaggtgtggaggggcgggCCACCCCTTCATCTGGCGACCAACGTGGAGGCGCTTTTCTCTAAGGTGAAGGTACGCTGGAGCGTAGTCATTGAGGACAAGTCGACAAGAGACTCCCGAGTACGTCTACAGTCAGCCTTGCGGTAAGCTTGTGCGCTCGGAAGAACCTAGGGTAACAATGGGgcaaactaaaagtaaatatgcCTCTTATCGCAGCTTTATAAAAATTCTCTTAAAAAGAGGGGGAGTTAAAGTGTCTACCAAAAATCTAAATACACTCTTTCAAACAATAGAACAGTTTTGTCCATGGTTTCCAGAACAGGGAACTTTAGATctaaaagattgggaaaaaattggcaaagaattaaaacaagcaagTAGGGAAGGTAAAATCATTCCACTTACAGTATGGAATGATTGGGTCATTATTAAAGTAGCTTTAGAACCGCTGCAAACAGAAGAAGATAGCGTTCCAGTTTCCGATGTCCCTAAAAGCTGTGCAGTAGATTGTGAAAAAGAGGCAGGGATAGagtcccagaaaagaaaagaaagttcacaCTGTAAATGTGTAGCAGAGCCGGTAATGGCTCGGTCAACGCAAAATGTTGACAATAATCAATTACAGGAGGTAATATATCCTGAAACGttaaaattagaggaaaaagatCCAGAATTGACAGAGCCATCAGAGTCTAAACCACGAGGGCCAACTCCTCTTACAACAGCTCAGATGCCTGCAACCTTAGAACCTCAAATGCAGGTTAAACAAGTAGAAACTCCAAAAAAAGATCAAGTAGGAAAAGATAGAGTCTCTGTCACGGCAATGCCAATCCAAATACAGTGTCCACAATATCAGCAGGTAGAAAGTAAGATCCAGCCGCCTGTAGCCTATCAATACTGGCCGCCAGCTGAACTGCAGTATCGGCAGCCTCCAGAAAATCTATATGGACAGCCAGGAGCATTTCCAGTGCCACAGGGCAGGGTGCCATATCCTCAGCCGCCCACCATGAGACTTAATCCTACAGCACCGCCTAGTACACAGGGTAGtgcaatacataaaattattgatGAGGCAAAAAAACAGGGAGATATTGAGGCGTGGCAATTCCCAGTAATATTAGAAGCAAGACCACCTGGAGAAGGGGCCCAAGAGGGAGAGCCTCCTGTAGCTGAAGCCAGATATCAgtccttttctataaaaatgctaaaagagatgaaagaaggaGTAAAACAGTATGGACCCAACTCTCCTTACATGAGAACATTGTTAGATTCCATTGCTCATGGACATAGACTCATTCCTTATGATTGGGAGATTCTGGCAAAATCATCACTCTCACCCTctcaatttttacaatttaagacTTGGTGGATTGATGGGGCACAAGTACAGGTCCGAAGAAATAGGACTGCCAATCCTCCAATTAACATAGATGCAGATCAACTATTAGGAATAGGTCAAAATTGGAGCACTGTTGACCAACAAGCAATAATGCCAAATGAGGCCATTGAGCAAATCAGGGCTATCTGCCTTAGGGCCTGGGAGAAAATCCAAGACCCAGGAACCGCCTGCCCTTCCTTTAATACAATAAGACAAGGCTCTAAAGAGCCATACCCTGATTTTGTAGCAAGACTTCAAGATGCTGCTCAAAAGTCAATTACCGATGAGAATGCCCGTAAAGTCATAGTGGAGTTGATGGCATATGAAAACGCCAATCCGGATTGTCAATCAGCCATTAAGCCATTAAAAGGAAGGGTTCCCACAGGATCAGATGTAATCTCAGAGTATGTTAAAGCATGCGATGGAATTGGAGGAGCTATGCATAAAGCTATGCTTATGGCTCAGGCAATCACAGGAGTTGCTTTAGGAGGACAAGTGAAaacatttgggggaaaatgttataattgtgGTCAAATTGGTCATCTAAAAAAGAATTGCCTAGTCACAAATAAGCCAAATGTAACTACTCAAGCTACTACAACAACAGATAAAGGGCCACCTGGCCTATGTCCAAGACGTAAAAAGGGAAAACATTGGGGTAATCAATGTCattctaaatttgataaaaatgggcaaccactgTCGGGAAACGAGAGGAGGGGCCAGCCTCAGGCCCCGCAACAAACTGGGGCGTTCCAAATTCAACCCTTTGTTCCTCAGGGTTTTCGGGAACAACAACCCCCACTGTCGCAAATGTCTCAGGGATTAAGCCAGTTATCACAATACAGCAATTATCCCCCGCCACAAGTGGCAGTGCAGCAGTAGATTTGTGTACTTTACAAGcagtctctctgcttccaggggAGCCTCCACAAAAAATCCCCACAGGGGTATATGGCCCATCGCCTGAGGGGACTGTAGGACTAATCTTAGGAAGATCAAGTTTAAATCTAAAAGGAGTTCAAATTCATACTGGTGTGGTTAATTCAGACTATGAAGGCGAAATTCAATTGGTTATTAGTTCCTCAATTCCTTGGAGTGCCAGTCCAGGAGACAGGATCGCTCAATTATTACTCCTACCTTATATTAAAATTGGAAACAGTGAGATAAAAAGAACAGGAGGGTTCGGAAGCACTGATCTGGCAGGAAAGGCTGCATACTGGGCAAGTCTGGTCTCTGAGAGCAGACCTGTGTGTAAGGTCATTATTCAAGGAAAACAGTTTGAAGGGTTGGTAGACACAGGAGCAGATATCTCTGTAATTGCTTTAAATCAGTGGCCAAAAAATTGGCCTAAACAAAAGGCTGTAACAAGACTTGTCGGCGTAGGCACAGCTTCAGAAGTGTATGAAAGTACAATGATTTTACATTGTTTAGGGCCAGATAATCAAGAAAGTACTGTTCAGCCAATGATTACTTCAATTCCTGTTAATCTATGGGGTCGAGATTTGTTACAACAATGGGGTGCAGAAATCATTATGCCCGCTCCATTATACAGCCCCATGAGTCAAAGAATCATGACTAAGATGGGATATATACCAGGGAAGggattaggaaaaaatgaaaatggcattaAAGTCCCAATTGAGACTaagaaaaatctacaaagaaaaggaataggGTATCCTTTTTAGGGGCGGCCACTGTAGAGCCTCCTAAACCCATTCCATTAACTTGGAAAGCAGAAAAACCGGTATGGGTAAATCAGTGGCCGCTACCAAAgcaaaaactggaggctttaCACTTATTAGCAAAGGAACAATTAGAAAAGGGACACATTGAGCCTTCATTCTCACCCTGGAATTCTCCTGTATTTGTAATTCAGAAAAAGTCAGGCAAATGGCGTATGTTAATGGACTTAAGAGCCATAAACGCTGTAATTCAACCCATGGGGCCTCTCCAACCTGGATTGCCCTCTCCGGCCATGATCCCAAAAGACTGGCCTTTAATTATAATTGATCTTaaggattgcttttttaccaTTCCTCTGGCAGAGCAAGATTGTGAAAAATTTGCCTTTACTATACCagccataaataataaagaaccagCCACCAGGTTTCAGTGGAAAGTATTACCTCAGGGAATGCTTAATAGTCCAACTATTTGTCAAACTTTCGTAGGTCAAGTCCTTCAACCAGTTAGAGACAAATTTTCAGATTGTTATATCATTCACTATATTGATGATATTTTATGTGCTGCAGAAACAAGAGACAAATTAATTGACTGTTACACATTTCTGCAAGCAGAGGTTGCCAACGCAGGATTAACAATAGCATCTGATAAGATCCAAACCTCTGATCCTTTTCATTATTTGGGGatgcaaatagaaaatagaaaaattaagccacaaaaaatagaaataagaaaggacacgttaaaaacactaaatgattttcaaaaattgttaggCGATATTAATTGGATTCGGCCAACTCTAGGCATTCCTACCTATGCCATGTCAAATTTGTTCTCTATCCTAAGAGGAGATCCAGACTtaaatagtaaaagaatattaaccccagaggcaacaaaagaaattaaattagtggaagaaaaaattcagtcagcgcaaataaatagaatagattcTTTAGCTCCActccaacttttaatttttgccactgcacattctccaacaggcatcattgttcaaaatactgatcttgtggagtggtcattccttcctcacagtacaATTAAGACTTTTACATTGTACTTGGACCAAATAGCTACATTAATTAGTCAGACAAGATTACGAATAATAAAATTGTGTGGTAACGACCCAGACAAAATAGTTGTTCCTTTAACCAAGGAACAAGTTAAACAAGCCTTTATCAATTCTGGTGCATGGCAAATTGGCCTTGCTGATTTTGTAggaattattgataatcattacccaaaaacaaaaatcttccagtttttaaaattgactactTGGATCTTACCTAAAATTACCAGACAtgaacctttagaaaatgctctgaCAGTATTTACTGATGGTTCCAGCAATGGAAAAGCGGCTTACACAGGGCCAAAGGAGCGAGTAATCAAAACTCAATATCAATCAGCTCAGAGGGCAGAGTTGATTGCAGTCATTACAGTGTTAGAAGATTTTAATCAACCTGTTAATATTATATCAGATTCTGCATATGTAGTACAGGCTACAAAGGATGTTGAGACAGCTCTAATTAAATATAGCATGGATGATCAGTTAAACCAGCTGTTCAATTTGTTacaacaaactgtaagaaaaaggaatttcccattttatattactcatattCGAGCACATACTAATGTACCAGGACCTTTAACTGAAGCAAATAAAAAAGCTGACTTACTGGTATCCTCTGCATTCATaaaagcacaagaacttcatgctttgactcatgtaaatgcagcagggttaaaaaacaaatttgatgtcacgtggaaacaggcaaaaaatattgtacaacattgtaccCAGTGTCAAGTACTACACCTGCCCACCCAAGAGGCAGGAGTTAATCCCAGAGGTCTGTGTCCTAACGCATTATGGCAAATGGATGTTACCCATgtaccttcatttggaaaattatcaTATGTTCATGTAACAGttgatacttattcacatttcatatgggcaacatgccagacaggagaaagtacttcccgtgttaaaaaacatttattatcttgttttgctgtgatgggagttccagaaaaaattaaaactgacaatGGACCAGGTTATTGTAGTAAAGCTTTCCAAAAATTATTAAATCAGTGGAATATCACACATACAACAGGAATTCCttataattcccaaggacaggccatagtTGAAAGAACTAATAGAACACTCAAAACTCAGTTAGTTAAACAAAAAAAGGGGGGAGACAGTAAGGAGTGTACCTCTCCTCAGATGCAGCTTAATCTAGCactctatactttaaattttttaaacatttatagagaTCAGACTACTACTTCTGCAGAACAACATCTTACGGGTAAAAAGAACAGTCCACATGAAGGAAAACTGATTTGGtggaaagacaacaaaaataggACATGGGAGATAGGGAAGGTGATAACCTGGGGAagaggttttgcttgtgtttcaccaggagaaaatcagcttcctgtttggatacccactagacatttgaagttctacaatgaacccatCGGAGATGCAAAGGAAAGTGCCTCCACGGAGACGGAAACACCGCAATCAGGCACCATTGATTCGCAGGATGAATCAAGTGGTGATATTAGAAAAACAGATGAAGTCACCACGCACCAAGAAGGCGGAGCTGCCAACCTGGGCACAGTTAAAGAAGCTGACACTGTTAGCTAGAAAAAGCCTAGCTAGCACAAAGGTGACACAAACCTCAGAAAAAATGCTGTTTGCAGCTTTAATGGTTGTATCAACGGTGGTAAGTCTCCCCATGcctgcaggagcagctgcagctaatTATACCTACTGGGCCTATGTGCCTTTCCCGCCCTTAATTCGGGCAGTCACTTGGATGGATAATCCCattgaagtatatgttaataatagtgtGTGGGTAGCTGGTCCCACAGATGATCGTTGCCCTGCAAAACCGGAGGAAGAAGGAATGATGATAAATATTTCCATTGGGTATCGTTATCCTCCTATATGTCTCGGGAGAGCACCAGGATGTTTAATGCCTGCTATCCAAAATTGGTTAGTAGAAGTACCTACTCTCAATCCCACCAGTAGATTTACTTATCATATGGTAAGCAGTATGTCACTCAAACCACAGGTAAACTATTTACAAGACTTCTCTTATCAAAGATCATTAATATTTAGGCCAAAAGGAAGACCTTGCCCCAAGGAGATTTCCACAGAAACAAAAGATttagtttgggaagaatgtgtggcCGATAGTGCCGTGATTTTACAAAACAACACATTTGGAACTGTTATAGATTGGGCACCTCGAGGTCAATTCTACCACGATTGCACAGGACAAACTCAATTCTGTCCCAATTCACTAGTGAGTCCAACTGTTGATAGTGACTTAACAAAAAATTTAGACAAACATAGGTACAAGAAATTTCAGTCTTTCTACCcttggaaatggggagaaaagggaacctctaCTCCAAGACCAAAAATAATAAGTCCGGTTTTTGGTCCTGAACATCCAGAATTATGGAGGCTTACTGCGGCTACATACCACCTTAGAATTTGGTCTGGGAACCAAACTATAGAAACAAgagattataaaacattttactctATCAACCTAAATTCCAGTCTAACAGTTCCTTTACTAAGTTGTGTAAAACCCCCTTATATGTTAGTCATAGGAAATGTAGTTATTAAACCAGACTCCCAAACTATAACATGTGAAAATTGCAGATTATTTACTTGCATTGATTCAACTTTTGATTGGCAGCACCGTATTCTGCTTGTGAGAGCAAGAGAAGGCGTGtggatccctgtgtccatggatCGACCATGGGAGGCCTCGCCATCCATTCATATTTTGACTGAAGtattaaaaggcattttaaatagatccaaaagattcatttttactttaattgcaGTGATTATGGGATTGATTGCAGTCACAGCTACAGCCGCTGTGGCAGGAGTCGCATTGCACTCTTCTGTTCAGACAGTAAGCTTTGTTGACAATTGGCAAAAGAATTCCACAAGGTTGTGGAATTCACAATCTGGCATCGATCAAAAATTGGCTAATCAAATTAATGACCTTAGACAAACTCATTTGGATGGGAGATAGGCTCATGAGCTTGGAACATCGTTTCCAGTTACAGTGTGACTGGAATACGTCAGATTTTTGTATTACACCCCAAGTTTATAATGAGTCTAGACATCACTGGGACATGGTAAGACGCCATTTACAG
Proteins encoded in this window:
- the LOC134732031 gene encoding endogenous retrovirus group K member 25 Env polyprotein-like isoform X3, giving the protein MNPSEMQRKVPPRRRKHRNQAPLIRRMNQVVILEKQMKSPRTKKAELPTWAQLKKLTLLARKSLASTKVTQTSEKMLFAALMVVSTVVSLPMPAGAAAANYTYWAYVPFPPLIRAVTWMDNPIESKRRRVDPCVHGSTMGGLAIHSYFD
- the LOC134732031 gene encoding endogenous retrovirus group K member 8 Rec protein-like isoform X1, yielding MNPSEMQRKVPPRRRKHRNQAPLIRRMNQVVILEKQMKSPRTKKAELPTWAQLKKLTLLARKSLASTKVTQTSEKMLFAALMVVSTVCAGPVEESCAKIERTNKPSSPWHIYIEEKGGRMLREVRDLELRDWLKPQQKSIKYEDFMDILLVFQTLYFCNILCLYFNLLIPSSSL